The stretch of DNA GCCCAGTTCCAGCCCGTAGCCGGCGAGGTACAGCTGGATGTAGAGGGTGAGGCTGGAGTGCCCGCAGGACAGCACGAACCGGTCGCGGCCGATCCAGTCGGCGTCGGTGGGGTCGTGACGCATGACACGCTGGAAGAGGGTGTAGGCGAGGGGGGCGAGGCTCATCGCCGTGCCAGGGTGGCCGTTGCCCACCTTCTGCACTGCATCGGCGGCGAGCACCCGGATGGTGTCGACGGCCTTGGTGTCCAGTTCGGTCCAGTCGGCGGGATGAACCGGTTGCGTGAGGACGTGGATGTCGTCTGTGATCGACACGGGCAGAAGTCTCCTGACATGGGTGAACGTGGAGCCTGAGGATGCGTGGGCCTCTTGTGCGACTCCAGCCTAGTGTGCGGTCGTATCCGGGTCGATTCGGTTCGCGCATTACGGCGGTCTACCATCGTTTGTAGTAGACGGCCGGCCGTCGCGATGGCCTTCGGGAGCAGCGCCGGCATTGGATGTGGAATTACGCGTGGTGCGAGGAGAGAACGTGCGGACAGGGCATCAGCCGAGCGGACACGGCTTCGGCAGCCCCAGCCCCGCCCCCCGCGCGACCGGCACCGACACGGTGCTCGGTCGCGTCACGGGCAAGGTCCTGGCCTACATCGCATTGACCAAGCCGCGGGTGATCGAACTGCTGCTGGTCGCGACCATCCCGGCGATGCTGCTGGCCGATCGCGGCAACGTGGACATCTTGCTGATCCTCAGCACGCTGTTCGGCGGCTGGATGGGCGCGGCGAGCGCGAACTCCCTCAACTGCGTCGTCGACGCCGACATCGACAAGGTCATGAAGCGCACCGCGCGGCGGCCGCTGGCCCGCGACGCGGTGCCGACGTCGCACGCGTTCGTGTTCGGCATGACTCTCGGGGTCGCGTCGTTCCTGTGGTTGTGGTGGCGGGCCAACCTGCTCGCCGGGTGCCTGGTCGTTCTGACCATCGCGTTCTACGTCCTCGTGTACACGATGGTGCTCAAGCGCCGGACCTGGCAGAACGTCGTCTGGGGCGGTGCCGCCGGCTGCATGCCCGTCATGGTCGGCTGGTCGGCGGTCACCGGATCGCTGAGCTGGCAGCCCATCGTGCTGTTCCTCGTCATCTTCTTCTGGACGCCGCCGCACACGTGGGCACTCGCGATGCGGTACAAGGAGGACTACAAGGCGGCCGGTGTCCCGATGCTGCCGGTGATCGCCACCGAGGAGCACGTCACCAAGCAGATCCTGCTGTACAGCTGGGCGATGGTGATCACCTCGCTCGTGCTGGTCCCCGCCGCGGGTGTCGTCTACGCCGCCGTCACGCTCGTCGCCGGCGCCTGGTTCCTGCTCATGGCCCATCAGCTGTACCGCAGCGTCCGCGGCGGAGCGGCCGTGAAACCGCTCCGCCTGTTCCTGCAGTCCAACAACTACCTGGCCATCGTCTTCGTCGGGCTCGCCGTCGACTCGGTGCTGGGACTGCAGACCATCGGCAGCCTGCTGAGCTGACTCTGCGTCAGGGTCAGGGCACCAGGACGATCGATCCGGTCGTCGCACGCGCCTCGAGGTCGCGATGCGCCTCCTCCGCCCGCTCGAGCGGGTACTCCGCTCCCACCCGGACCGTCAGTGCGCCGTCGGCCAGCGCGGAGAACACGTCCCCGGCCCGCCACGTCAGTTCCTCCCGGTTGCGGATGTGGTGCGCGAGGGTGGGCCGGGTGAGGAACAGCGAACCCGCCGGGTTCAGCCGCTGCGGATCGAACGGCGGCACCGGCCCGCTCGCCGCACCGAACAACGCGACCGTTCCCCGGATCCGCACCGACGCGAGACTGGCCTCGAACGTGGACGCGCCGACGCCGTCGTAGGCGGCTGCGACGCCCTCGCCGTCGGTCAGGTCCCGCACCCGGGCCGCGATGTCGTCGTCGTAGCGCAGCACCTCGTGCGCCCCGGCGTCGCGGGACAGCTGCTCCTTCGCGTCCGAAGACACGGTGGTGATCACCCGGGCGCCCAGCGTCGTCGCCATCTGGGTGAGGATCAGACCGACTCCGCCCGCCCCGGCGTGGACGAGCACGGTGTCGCCGGACCGGATCGGATACGTGGAGTGGGCCAGGTAGTGGGCGGTCATGCCCTGCAGCAGCGCGGAGGCGGCCTGCGGGGCCGGCACGGAGTCGGGGACGGCGATCGCGGCCGCTGCGGGCACGGACACCTTCTCCGCGTAGCTGCCGGGAGCGGCACACCAGGCCACCCGGTCGCCGGGCGCGAAATCCGTCACCTCGCCGCCGACGGCCTCCACCACGCCGGAGCCCTCGTCGCCGGGAACGTAGGGCAGCGGCCGCGGATACAGCCCGGTCCGGAAGTACGTGTCGATGAAGTTGATGCCGATCGCGTCGGTGCGAACGAGCAGATCCGTCGCTCCGATCCCGGGTTCGGGAACCTCCACCGGTTCGAGGACATCGGGACCACCGAGACGGGAAACCTGTATGGCGCGCATGGTTTCAGTTCTACACGGCGCGGGTCGCG from Rhodococcus opacus B4 encodes:
- a CDS encoding heme o synthase produces the protein MRTGHQPSGHGFGSPSPAPRATGTDTVLGRVTGKVLAYIALTKPRVIELLLVATIPAMLLADRGNVDILLILSTLFGGWMGAASANSLNCVVDADIDKVMKRTARRPLARDAVPTSHAFVFGMTLGVASFLWLWWRANLLAGCLVVLTIAFYVLVYTMVLKRRTWQNVVWGGAAGCMPVMVGWSAVTGSLSWQPIVLFLVIFFWTPPHTWALAMRYKEDYKAAGVPMLPVIATEEHVTKQILLYSWAMVITSLVLVPAAGVVYAAVTLVAGAWFLLMAHQLYRSVRGGAAVKPLRLFLQSNNYLAIVFVGLAVDSVLGLQTIGSLLS
- a CDS encoding quinone oxidoreductase family protein encodes the protein MRAIQVSRLGGPDVLEPVEVPEPGIGATDLLVRTDAIGINFIDTYFRTGLYPRPLPYVPGDEGSGVVEAVGGEVTDFAPGDRVAWCAAPGSYAEKVSVPAAAAIAVPDSVPAPQAASALLQGMTAHYLAHSTYPIRSGDTVLVHAGAGGVGLILTQMATTLGARVITTVSSDAKEQLSRDAGAHEVLRYDDDIAARVRDLTDGEGVAAAYDGVGASTFEASLASVRIRGTVALFGAASGPVPPFDPQRLNPAGSLFLTRPTLAHHIRNREELTWRAGDVFSALADGALTVRVGAEYPLERAEEAHRDLEARATTGSIVLVP